In one Natronosalvus amylolyticus genomic region, the following are encoded:
- a CDS encoding PUA domain-containing protein translates to MSTHAESNGGDEFADLRTIADYQFGAGAGAALFPLDEESDLEIDRTTSGRPQQIHAAAGRLVSYGTDGRFTLGLEGGRRLHEALEYPAYRVVVDDESEPFVRDGKNVFSKFVLEAGEEIRAGDDVVVVHERGEVIAVGRAELDGRSILDFETGMAVHVRNGAGSA, encoded by the coding sequence ATGAGCACACACGCCGAGTCCAACGGTGGCGACGAGTTCGCAGACTTGCGGACCATCGCCGACTACCAGTTCGGGGCCGGAGCCGGAGCCGCCCTCTTTCCACTCGACGAAGAGAGTGATCTCGAGATCGACCGCACGACCTCGGGTCGGCCCCAGCAGATCCACGCTGCCGCCGGCCGTCTCGTCTCCTACGGCACCGACGGCCGATTCACCCTCGGCCTCGAAGGCGGCCGTCGACTCCACGAGGCCCTCGAGTATCCCGCCTATCGGGTCGTCGTCGACGACGAGAGCGAGCCCTTCGTTCGCGACGGCAAGAACGTCTTCTCGAAGTTCGTGCTCGAGGCCGGCGAGGAGATTCGGGCCGGTGACGACGTGGTCGTCGTCCACGAGCGCGGCGAGGTGATCGCCGTCGGGCGCGCCGAACTCGACGGGCGCTCGATTCTGGATTTCGAGACGGGAATGGCCGTTCACGTTCGGAACGGAGCCGGGTCCGCCTGA
- a CDS encoding transcription factor S: MEFCDECGSMMKASDGLWECGSCGFTKPKGDTAAYTVTEDQEVTEVIESSDETSLPETDARCPECGHDRAYWYLQQIRSADESETRFFICSNCEHKWREDDH; this comes from the coding sequence ATGGAATTCTGCGACGAATGCGGTTCGATGATGAAAGCCAGCGACGGCCTGTGGGAGTGTGGCAGCTGCGGATTTACCAAACCGAAAGGCGACACGGCTGCATACACGGTCACCGAAGACCAGGAAGTCACCGAAGTGATCGAATCCTCCGATGAGACCTCGCTGCCCGAAACCGACGCCCGCTGTCCCGAGTGTGGACACGACCGCGCGTACTGGTATCTCCAGCAGATTCGCTCGGCTGACGAGTCCGAAACTCGGTTTTTCATCTGTAGCAACTGCGAGCACAAGTGGCGCGAAGACGACCACTGA
- the lysA gene encoding diaminopimelate decarboxylase, with protein sequence MSDAVSDASNSQIRRLADWDASRLRDLADDHGTPLYVLDRERVRQNYARLEAAFPDAEVLYAAKANALGDVLETVLEAGGGIECASAGELRRALAAGATGDQVHYTAVNPPAADLDIAVEAAAEQPRMTITAGAEDTIDRLAERGYDGRLCLRVNPGIGAGHHEKVRTGADAKFGVPAERAVETVLQAAERGFDVVGIHAHVGSGVSSDDLEAHREFVSRMGDLARNVNEALESAATDSSTAESAVSKGLEFVDVGGGFGVPYREADAPLDLEAVATATRDALGPLDARLTIEPGRYLVADAGVLLTRVNTVKPAPETTVVGVDAGMTTLLRPAMYGSYHPICNLASDVDDRSTLEQTVTGPICESADVFCTDRRLPESARGDLLAIGNAGAYGYEMASTYNSRPRPASVVFEADGSSRIARRRETLDDVVRLERSGEERQTQSAETAGSPEVRR encoded by the coding sequence ATGAGCGACGCCGTATCGGACGCATCGAACTCGCAAATTCGTCGCCTGGCCGACTGGGACGCGAGCCGACTTCGCGACCTGGCCGACGACCACGGGACGCCGCTTTACGTCCTCGACCGCGAGCGAGTGCGCCAGAACTACGCCCGCCTCGAGGCCGCCTTCCCCGATGCGGAGGTGCTGTACGCGGCGAAGGCCAACGCGCTCGGCGACGTCCTCGAGACCGTGCTCGAAGCCGGTGGTGGTATCGAGTGTGCGTCCGCGGGAGAACTCCGCCGAGCGCTCGCGGCCGGAGCAACGGGTGACCAGGTCCATTACACGGCCGTCAACCCGCCAGCGGCGGACCTGGATATTGCCGTCGAGGCGGCAGCCGAGCAGCCACGAATGACGATCACTGCCGGCGCCGAGGATACCATCGACCGACTCGCCGAGCGCGGCTACGACGGACGGCTCTGTCTGCGGGTGAATCCCGGTATCGGTGCCGGGCACCACGAAAAGGTGCGAACCGGGGCCGATGCCAAGTTCGGCGTCCCGGCCGAGCGCGCCGTCGAAACCGTCCTCCAGGCCGCCGAACGCGGCTTCGATGTCGTCGGCATTCACGCACACGTCGGGTCCGGCGTCTCGAGTGACGACCTCGAGGCCCACCGCGAGTTCGTCTCGCGGATGGGTGACCTCGCTCGGAACGTGAACGAGGCGCTCGAATCGGCCGCGACGGATTCGAGTACCGCTGAATCGGCCGTCTCGAAGGGTCTCGAGTTCGTCGACGTCGGTGGCGGCTTCGGCGTCCCCTACCGTGAAGCCGACGCACCACTCGATCTCGAGGCGGTCGCGACGGCTACTCGAGACGCGCTCGGACCACTCGACGCTCGACTGACGATCGAACCGGGCCGTTATCTCGTCGCCGACGCGGGCGTCTTGCTCACGCGCGTCAATACGGTCAAACCCGCACCCGAAACGACCGTCGTCGGCGTCGATGCCGGGATGACGACCCTCCTACGGCCCGCGATGTACGGCTCCTATCACCCGATCTGTAACCTCGCTTCCGATGTCGACGACCGGTCGACCCTCGAGCAAACCGTGACCGGGCCGATCTGTGAGAGTGCGGATGTCTTTTGCACTGACCGGCGGCTGCCCGAAAGCGCCCGCGGCGACCTGCTCGCTATCGGGAACGCCGGTGCGTACGGCTACGAAATGGCGAGCACGTACAACTCTCGGCCGCGGCCCGCCTCGGTCGTGTTCGAGGCCGACGGCTCGAGTCGAATTGCCCGGCGTCGGGAGACGCTTGACGATGTGGTCCGCCTCGAACGCAGTGGCGAGGAGCGCCAGACGCAGTCGGCGGAAACGGCCGGCTCGCCGGAGGTGCGCCGATGA
- a CDS encoding nascent polypeptide-associated complex protein, with product MFGGGGGLNPRKMEQMMKQMGIDVDELEAEEVIIRTADHDLVFSDADVTKMDARGQETYQIIGTPEERERGAAGGEAAGDSGADDSSAIPESDIEIVAARTGVSESDAKAALEAVDGDLAAAVDRLE from the coding sequence ATGTTTGGAGGAGGCGGCGGACTCAACCCGCGCAAGATGGAACAGATGATGAAGCAGATGGGCATCGACGTCGACGAACTCGAGGCCGAAGAGGTCATCATCCGGACGGCAGACCACGACCTCGTGTTCAGCGACGCGGACGTCACCAAGATGGACGCCCGCGGTCAGGAAACCTACCAGATCATCGGCACCCCCGAAGAACGCGAACGCGGCGCGGCCGGCGGCGAGGCTGCTGGCGACAGCGGCGCTGACGATAGTTCGGCGATTCCGGAGTCGGACATCGAAATCGTGGCTGCCCGAACCGGCGTCAGCGAATCCGACGCGAAAGCCGCACTCGAAGCCGTCGACGGCGACCTCGCCGCGGCCGTCGACCGACTCGAGTAA
- a CDS encoding NYN domain-containing protein gives MTDVHPGQRVAVLVDAQNLYHTAQSIYSRNIDYSALLEGAVDGRELTRAIAYVIRADSPEEESFFEALYDIGFETKIKDIKRFSDGTKKADWDVGMSLDAVTLANHVDAMVLCTGDGDFSRLCSHLRHEGVKVEVMAFEASTAEELIDATDDFEDLGGDHETYLL, from the coding sequence ATGACGGACGTTCATCCGGGCCAACGCGTCGCCGTGCTCGTCGACGCACAGAACCTGTATCACACGGCCCAGAGCATCTATAGCCGGAATATCGACTACTCTGCATTACTCGAGGGAGCCGTCGACGGACGTGAACTGACACGCGCAATCGCGTACGTCATCCGTGCGGATTCGCCAGAAGAGGAGAGTTTTTTCGAGGCGCTGTACGACATCGGCTTCGAGACCAAGATCAAGGACATCAAGCGGTTTTCCGACGGCACCAAAAAGGCCGACTGGGACGTCGGGATGAGTCTGGACGCCGTCACCCTCGCGAACCACGTCGACGCCATGGTGCTCTGTACGGGCGACGGTGACTTCTCGCGACTCTGTTCGCACCTGCGTCACGAAGGTGTCAAGGTCGAAGTGATGGCGTTCGAGGCCTCGACCGCAGAAGAACTCATCGACGCCACGGACGATTTCGAAGACCTGGGTGGCGACCACGAGACGTATCTGCTCTAA
- the dapF gene encoding diaminopimelate epimerase, whose protein sequence is MSAFADIPFEKYHGTGNDFLVIDAETYVPDRRGLAARECNREAGVGADGVLYLALEDQYSPPRVIMTLVQPDGGTAPMCGNGARVAGQWAMERTGSDEVMIDTQSGTRHAAREGDRIAVEMGVPTFQPRGIPATAEGPLLEIEIAGLEVSVVNTGVPHAVAFVENVPDEYVDEDALEAGVDRLDAVDLDAVAKPVRHADIFPLGTNVVLASANDEGGFDQRTFERGVEGETDACGTGAVAIAAVARRLGMVEADEPVPISPIGGDLEITFDGERATLIGPVVHEFDGTVKSTHFSFEP, encoded by the coding sequence ATGAGTGCGTTCGCCGACATCCCTTTCGAGAAGTACCACGGCACCGGAAACGACTTCCTCGTTATCGACGCTGAGACGTACGTCCCCGACCGACGGGGACTGGCGGCCCGCGAGTGCAACCGCGAGGCCGGTGTCGGTGCCGACGGGGTTCTGTATCTCGCGCTCGAAGACCAGTACTCGCCGCCTCGCGTCATTATGACGCTCGTCCAGCCTGACGGTGGCACCGCACCGATGTGTGGCAACGGGGCACGCGTCGCGGGCCAGTGGGCGATGGAACGCACCGGCAGCGACGAGGTCATGATCGACACGCAGTCGGGCACCCGCCACGCCGCCCGGGAGGGAGACCGGATCGCCGTCGAAATGGGCGTGCCGACGTTTCAGCCGCGGGGTATTCCCGCCACGGCCGAGGGTCCACTGCTCGAGATCGAAATCGCGGGTCTCGAGGTGAGCGTGGTCAACACGGGCGTCCCGCACGCGGTCGCGTTCGTCGAGAACGTCCCGGACGAGTACGTCGATGAAGACGCGCTCGAGGCGGGCGTCGATCGCCTCGACGCGGTCGATCTCGATGCGGTGGCAAAGCCCGTTCGCCACGCCGATATCTTCCCACTGGGGACGAACGTCGTGCTCGCGAGTGCGAACGACGAGGGCGGCTTCGACCAGCGAACGTTCGAGCGCGGAGTCGAGGGCGAGACCGATGCCTGCGGGACGGGTGCCGTCGCCATCGCCGCCGTCGCTCGCCGACTGGGCATGGTCGAGGCGGACGAACCGGTTCCGATCAGTCCCATCGGCGGCGACCTCGAGATCACCTTCGATGGCGAGCGAGCGACGCTCATCGGTCCGGTCGTCCACGAGTTCGACGGCACCGTCAAAAGCACCCACTTCTCGTTCGAGCCGTGA
- a CDS encoding 2,3,4,5-tetrahydropyridine-2,6-dicarboxylate N-succinyltransferase encodes MSTNALESEITELWNRYQTDDVDESTVSEDELASLGAFLDALEAGDVRAAEPRGGEWQVNAWVKQGILLTFGLHETRVREYGDVAYNDVLPLAQTADFGDRGSRNTPDGTVVRRGARVGSNCILMSPSFVNIGAHVGDGALVDSCDTVGSCAQIGENAKLGANTLIGGVLEPVENAPVIVEDGVSLGAGCRVTSGFVVGENSVVGENTLLTPRIPVYDLVEEEVLYGELPPERRAFTRFVESSIGDHDLFEGGAYKPAVVATALEDRTLERSEREEVLRDQ; translated from the coding sequence ATGTCCACTAACGCACTCGAATCTGAAATCACCGAACTATGGAATCGCTACCAGACCGACGACGTCGACGAATCGACCGTCAGCGAAGACGAACTGGCCTCCCTCGGCGCGTTTCTCGACGCACTCGAGGCGGGCGACGTCCGGGCGGCCGAACCTCGCGGCGGAGAGTGGCAGGTAAACGCCTGGGTCAAACAGGGTATCCTGCTCACGTTCGGTCTCCACGAAACCCGCGTTCGAGAGTACGGCGATGTCGCGTACAACGACGTCCTCCCGCTTGCTCAGACGGCGGATTTCGGCGACCGTGGCTCGAGAAACACGCCCGACGGGACCGTCGTTCGTCGGGGCGCTCGCGTCGGCTCGAACTGTATCCTGATGAGCCCCTCGTTCGTCAACATCGGCGCACACGTCGGCGACGGTGCGCTCGTCGACTCCTGTGACACTGTCGGCTCCTGTGCGCAGATTGGTGAGAACGCCAAACTCGGCGCGAACACGCTCATCGGCGGCGTCCTCGAACCGGTCGAGAACGCGCCGGTCATCGTCGAAGACGGCGTTTCCCTCGGCGCTGGCTGTCGGGTCACCTCCGGCTTCGTCGTCGGCGAGAACTCCGTCGTCGGCGAGAACACGCTCCTGACACCGCGAATCCCGGTGTACGACCTCGTCGAGGAGGAGGTGCTGTACGGCGAACTGCCGCCCGAACGGCGGGCCTTTACGCGCTTCGTCGAATCGTCCATCGGGGACCACGACCTGTTCGAGGGCGGGGCCTACAAGCCAGCCGTGGTCGCCACGGCGCTCGAGGACCGCACCCTCGAGCGCTCGGAACGCGAAGAGGTGTTACGGGATCAATGA
- the dapB gene encoding 4-hydroxy-tetrahydrodipicolinate reductase, whose product MSVSVGVTGATGRMGQAVLERVLEREDCSLAFAVNRSSDVETVAGIEIESALEFVPLLEEREPDVVVDFTGPESTLEYASACAEAGVAFVTGTTGFSAPQRNQLEAYGDAIPLLHAPNFARGVQTLVDIIGDAVSSLPGYDVELVETHHNGKRDAPSGTANRLLEEIESAGDFTGRTHGREGDQPREAGEIGVHALRAGSITGEHEVVVAGNHEELRLTHRAEDRGVFAAGAVDAAVWLAGKEPGQYDFSTVTSS is encoded by the coding sequence ATGAGTGTCAGCGTCGGCGTAACCGGAGCAACCGGTCGAATGGGCCAGGCCGTGCTCGAACGCGTCCTCGAGCGAGAGGACTGTTCGCTTGCGTTCGCGGTCAACCGATCCTCCGACGTCGAGACCGTCGCAGGCATCGAAATCGAATCCGCACTCGAGTTCGTTCCGCTCCTCGAGGAACGCGAACCGGACGTCGTCGTCGACTTTACCGGCCCGGAATCGACGCTCGAGTACGCGAGTGCGTGTGCGGAGGCGGGCGTCGCGTTCGTGACGGGGACGACCGGCTTTTCGGCCCCCCAGCGTAATCAACTCGAGGCCTACGGTGACGCGATTCCGTTGCTCCACGCACCGAACTTCGCTCGCGGCGTCCAGACGCTCGTCGACATCATCGGCGACGCCGTCTCGAGTCTGCCTGGCTACGACGTCGAACTGGTCGAGACACACCACAACGGGAAGCGAGACGCACCGAGTGGCACCGCGAACAGACTGCTCGAGGAGATCGAATCCGCGGGTGACTTCACGGGACGAACGCACGGTCGCGAGGGTGACCAGCCCCGCGAAGCTGGTGAAATCGGCGTACACGCCCTGCGCGCGGGCTCGATAACCGGCGAACACGAGGTCGTGGTCGCGGGTAACCACGAGGAACTGCGATTGACCCACCGGGCCGAAGACCGCGGCGTGTTCGCTGCGGGGGCCGTCGACGCGGCCGTCTGGCTCGCGGGGAAAGAACCGGGCCAATACGACTTTTCGACCGTCACCTCATCGTAA
- a CDS encoding MFS transporter, whose protein sequence is MDPVGRLVRAFRVDQRVLALAFARMADGVGNSFLIIVIPLYVGSEVVGGRTFGLEEAVIIGIILSLYGFLNSSAQPITGRLSDRAGKRKAFILVGLAGLTVTNLAYVFAGSYAQLLAIRGLQGVSVAFIVPTSIALVNELATTRDRGGNMGVYNTFRLIGFGAGPVVAGAVVATGPYTLSLPALETTAALEAIGSLTISGFDAAFYVATITAAISYLMVTVLVSDPEATKANASDDLAIAVRDPTGEKLLDPVFTLGIATLFLAASIALFATIQPQVNAHLEQSSTWFGLQFAAFVLAQILLQTPVGRASDRFGRRPFIVLGMVLLVPTTIVQGFVLTSEMMFLARLSQGVAGAMVFAPSLALAGDLAGEGESGTKLSVLTMAFGFGIALGPFASGVLISYGFQVPFLFGGLITAIGAGLVYTQVEETLERPPRVRVADDE, encoded by the coding sequence ATGGACCCAGTCGGTCGACTCGTTCGGGCGTTTCGTGTCGACCAACGGGTGCTCGCGCTGGCGTTCGCCCGAATGGCCGACGGGGTCGGTAACTCGTTTCTGATTATCGTCATCCCGCTGTACGTAGGTAGCGAAGTCGTGGGCGGGCGGACGTTCGGCCTCGAGGAAGCCGTCATCATCGGAATTATCCTCTCGCTGTACGGATTTCTCAACAGTAGCGCCCAGCCGATTACGGGTAGACTTTCAGACCGGGCCGGCAAGCGAAAGGCGTTCATTCTCGTCGGACTCGCCGGCCTGACGGTCACCAACCTCGCCTACGTCTTCGCGGGAAGCTACGCCCAGTTGCTCGCCATCCGTGGCCTCCAGGGGGTGAGCGTCGCGTTCATCGTCCCCACCTCGATTGCGCTGGTGAACGAACTCGCGACGACGCGCGACCGCGGCGGCAACATGGGCGTCTACAACACGTTTCGGCTGATCGGCTTCGGGGCCGGTCCTGTCGTTGCCGGGGCCGTCGTGGCTACAGGCCCCTACACGCTCTCGCTGCCAGCACTCGAGACGACTGCAGCGCTCGAGGCAATCGGGTCACTGACGATAAGCGGCTTCGACGCCGCGTTCTACGTGGCGACGATTACCGCCGCCATCAGCTACCTCATGGTCACCGTGCTCGTCTCCGACCCCGAAGCCACGAAAGCAAACGCGAGCGACGACCTGGCGATTGCGGTCCGGGACCCGACCGGAGAGAAGCTCCTCGATCCGGTTTTCACCCTCGGTATCGCAACCCTCTTTCTGGCGGCTTCGATCGCACTGTTCGCCACGATTCAGCCACAGGTGAACGCCCATCTCGAGCAGAGTTCGACCTGGTTCGGATTGCAGTTCGCGGCGTTCGTCCTCGCACAGATACTGCTCCAGACGCCGGTCGGACGAGCGTCTGACCGATTCGGTCGGCGGCCGTTCATCGTCCTCGGAATGGTGTTGCTCGTTCCGACGACGATCGTTCAAGGGTTCGTCCTCACCTCGGAAATGATGTTTCTCGCCCGACTCAGTCAGGGAGTTGCCGGCGCGATGGTGTTCGCCCCGTCGCTGGCGCTGGCCGGCGATTTAGCGGGCGAGGGCGAATCCGGAACCAAGCTATCAGTGCTGACGATGGCCTTCGGATTCGGCATCGCACTCGGGCCGTTCGCTTCGGGCGTCTTGATTAGCTACGGGTTCCAGGTGCCGTTTCTCTTCGGCGGCCTGATCACCGCCATCGGCGCTGGCCTCGTCTATACACAGGTCGAAGAAACCCTCGAACGACCGCCTCGAGTCCGAGTGGCTGACGACGAGTAA
- a CDS encoding M48 family metallopeptidase has product MTDFGLKVRMAVVGTILFGFYLLVATFALSVFGFGYWPIVGLGLLVLPAIQYKIGKWAALRGAEPMPEEGQYQQIHFMTEKLSRKMGIDKPKLMVMDMGTPNAFATGRKGAGVVVVSTELIRLLEKDELEGVIAHELAHIKNRDVVAMVIGSSIAMMVGYVAYFAVLMGGERNIGTYVVAMAASMLANLLVTIFVLAISRYREYVADDDARQAIGAGDPLARALEKISRGAEGRESNLDDSVSAMAIFNGDKGLMATLFATHPPAEKRIEKLRS; this is encoded by the coding sequence ATGACCGACTTTGGACTAAAAGTTCGAATGGCCGTCGTCGGCACGATCCTCTTTGGATTTTACCTCCTCGTGGCGACGTTCGCCCTGAGCGTCTTTGGCTTTGGGTACTGGCCCATCGTGGGACTGGGACTGCTCGTGTTGCCTGCCATCCAGTATAAAATCGGCAAGTGGGCCGCACTCCGCGGCGCAGAGCCGATGCCGGAAGAGGGGCAGTATCAACAGATCCACTTCATGACCGAGAAACTGAGTCGGAAGATGGGCATCGACAAGCCCAAACTCATGGTGATGGACATGGGCACGCCCAACGCCTTCGCCACCGGTCGAAAGGGGGCCGGCGTCGTCGTCGTCTCCACGGAACTCATCCGCCTGCTCGAGAAAGACGAACTCGAGGGTGTCATCGCCCACGAACTCGCCCACATCAAAAACCGAGACGTCGTGGCGATGGTCATCGGCAGTTCCATCGCGATGATGGTCGGATACGTCGCCTACTTCGCCGTTCTCATGGGTGGCGAACGCAACATCGGCACCTACGTCGTGGCGATGGCCGCCTCCATGCTGGCGAACCTGCTCGTCACGATCTTCGTCCTCGCCATCTCGCGCTATCGCGAGTACGTCGCGGACGACGACGCACGCCAGGCGATCGGGGCCGGCGACCCGCTCGCACGCGCCCTCGAGAAGATCTCTCGCGGCGCGGAAGGTCGGGAGTCGAATCTCGACGATAGCGTCAGCGCGATGGCGATCTTCAACGGTGACAAGGGCCTGATGGCGACGCTGTTTGCGACCCACCCACCGGCCGAAAAACGCATCGAAAAGCTTCGATCCTGA
- a CDS encoding methyltransferase encodes MDADTTDETVNPDLEDQPPVLLVHEDREHLVQPGEEFGSDLGVLEVPIDVEPGQVLETHLGTEFHVRRLRGPDLFHHFERTGAPMVPRDVGLIIGETGVSVGDRVLDTGTGTGVLAASMARAGATVVSYERNAEFADVARENMILGGVASSVDVRTGDLRDDLEELADGPGFDVLTLDTGNAPEIVAHAPDLLVDGGFVAVYSPFVETAREASEVAREVGLSNVVTRETIQREMTFDQRGSRPSTAPVGHTGYLLLARAE; translated from the coding sequence GTGGATGCTGACACGACGGACGAGACAGTGAACCCAGACCTCGAGGACCAGCCACCGGTACTCCTCGTCCACGAGGACCGCGAACACCTGGTCCAGCCAGGCGAGGAGTTCGGCTCCGATCTGGGCGTTCTCGAGGTTCCCATCGACGTCGAACCCGGACAGGTACTCGAGACCCATCTCGGCACCGAGTTCCACGTCCGGCGACTTCGCGGGCCGGATCTGTTCCATCACTTCGAGCGCACCGGTGCGCCGATGGTTCCCCGCGACGTCGGCCTCATCATCGGCGAAACCGGCGTCAGCGTGGGAGACCGCGTCCTCGACACCGGCACCGGAACGGGCGTGCTGGCCGCGTCGATGGCCCGCGCCGGTGCAACGGTGGTGAGCTACGAACGCAACGCCGAGTTCGCCGACGTGGCCCGCGAGAACATGATCCTCGGCGGCGTCGCCTCGAGCGTCGACGTCCGCACCGGCGATTTGCGGGACGACCTCGAGGAACTGGCCGACGGACCGGGTTTCGACGTGCTCACGCTCGATACGGGCAACGCCCCCGAAATCGTCGCCCACGCGCCGGACTTGCTTGTCGACGGCGGCTTCGTCGCCGTCTACAGCCCGTTCGTCGAAACCGCACGCGAAGCGAGTGAAGTCGCCCGAGAGGTCGGCCTCTCGAACGTCGTCACTCGAGAGACGATTCAGCGGGAGATGACCTTCGACCAGCGCGGTTCGCGCCCCTCGACAGCCCCCGTAGGCCACACCGGCTATCTGCTGCTCGCTCGAGCGGAGTGA
- the dapA gene encoding 4-hydroxy-tetrahydrodipicolinate synthase, with amino-acid sequence MTHDIDFTGVFPAMCTPFDADERIDFETLQTDAQRLEAAGVDGLVPVGSTGESATLTHDEHVRVVEAVIDAVDDVPVIAGTGSNNTREALELSERAADAGADGLLLISPYYNKPEQQGFLEHYRTIADAVDVPQIVYNVPSRTGQTIEPDTVVELASHPTIAGYKAAEGDLGVIGEIVERTTEHDFSVLSGDDALTLPLLSVGGSGAISVVANIEPERTVAMVGAALEGDYERARAIHHELGPLMRELFVETNPIPVKEAMEIRGYGPGRLRSPLTRLREENREPLESILNDLETADVSRAEAE; translated from the coding sequence ATGACACACGATATCGACTTTACGGGCGTCTTCCCGGCGATGTGTACGCCCTTCGACGCCGACGAACGCATCGACTTCGAAACACTGCAGACCGACGCACAGCGCCTCGAGGCCGCTGGGGTCGACGGCCTGGTTCCCGTCGGCTCGACCGGCGAGTCCGCGACGCTGACGCACGACGAACACGTCCGGGTCGTCGAGGCGGTTATCGACGCCGTCGACGACGTTCCAGTCATCGCGGGCACCGGTTCGAACAATACGCGTGAAGCGCTCGAACTCTCCGAACGAGCGGCCGACGCCGGTGCCGACGGCCTCCTCCTGATTTCCCCGTACTACAACAAGCCCGAACAGCAGGGCTTCCTCGAGCACTACCGGACCATCGCGGACGCCGTCGACGTGCCACAGATCGTTTACAACGTCCCCTCCCGAACGGGACAGACGATCGAACCCGACACCGTGGTCGAACTGGCTTCCCATCCAACGATTGCGGGGTACAAGGCAGCAGAGGGTGACCTCGGCGTTATCGGCGAAATCGTCGAACGAACGACCGAGCACGATTTTTCGGTCCTCTCCGGCGACGATGCACTCACGTTGCCGTTGCTGTCGGTCGGCGGGAGCGGCGCCATCAGCGTCGTCGCGAACATCGAACCCGAGCGAACCGTCGCCATGGTCGGGGCCGCACTCGAGGGTGACTACGAGCGCGCTCGGGCGATCCATCACGAACTCGGGCCGCTGATGCGCGAACTGTTCGTCGAGACCAACCCGATACCGGTCAAGGAAGCGATGGAAATCCGCGGCTACGGGCCCGGTCGACTGCGATCGCCGTTGACGCGCCTGCGCGAGGAGAACCGCGAACCCCTCGAATCCATTCTCAACGACCTCGAGACGGCCGACGTTTCGAGGGCGGAGGCCGAGTAA
- a CDS encoding class I SAM-dependent methyltransferase: MDDDVDAGSFDRSASERKRAAANAFDDAAAHYLESDTHSGGADLERLADWCADATRALDVATGAGHTAGAVAARGVDRVVAADAAPSMVATALEADDGLEGAVLDAERLPFAPGSFDAITCRIAAHHFPDPVAFVSEVARVLEPGGTFAFEDSVAPEDEGLGEFINHVERLRDPTHVECYTTERWLGWLRAAGFEIEATERTKKRLDFEHWADGQSCTGEPRYEVQRLLREASPDAKAAFEIEVVDGRVESFANHKCLIRARRLESPRYS, translated from the coding sequence ATGGACGACGACGTCGATGCTGGCTCATTTGATCGCTCCGCCAGCGAGCGAAAACGGGCGGCGGCCAACGCGTTCGACGACGCCGCTGCTCACTACCTCGAGAGCGACACCCACAGCGGGGGAGCCGACCTCGAGCGACTGGCCGACTGGTGTGCCGACGCGACGAGGGCGCTGGACGTCGCAACGGGGGCCGGCCACACCGCGGGCGCGGTCGCCGCCCGGGGCGTCGATAGGGTGGTCGCCGCCGACGCCGCCCCATCCATGGTCGCGACGGCGCTCGAGGCCGACGACGGACTCGAGGGAGCGGTCCTCGACGCCGAGCGTCTGCCGTTCGCGCCAGGATCCTTCGACGCAATCACCTGCCGGATCGCCGCCCACCACTTTCCCGACCCCGTCGCCTTCGTCTCGGAAGTCGCTCGCGTCCTCGAGCCCGGCGGCACCTTCGCTTTCGAGGACTCGGTGGCCCCGGAGGACGAGGGTCTCGGCGAGTTCATCAACCACGTCGAACGGCTTCGCGACCCGACCCACGTCGAGTGCTACACGACCGAGCGGTGGCTCGGGTGGCTGCGCGCCGCTGGGTTCGAGATCGAGGCGACCGAACGCACGAAAAAGCGCCTCGACTTCGAGCACTGGGCCGACGGCCAGTCGTGCACGGGCGAGCCCCGATACGAGGTTCAACGGCTGCTCCGGGAGGCGAGTCCCGACGCGAAAGCCGCGTTCGAAATCGAGGTGGTGGATGGACGGGTGGAGTCGTTCGCGAACCACAAGTGTTTGATTCGGGCGCGTCGGCTCGAGTCGCCCAGATACTCTTGA